One genomic window of Roseateles sp. DAIF2 includes the following:
- a CDS encoding mucoidy inhibitor MuiA family protein: MKNMLLPVALALASIAVQAQGRIEQVLVYPGGATVERLVPVKAGQQQLLRIACLSERFDGDSLQILPAEGVAIGDITVQSAERATQPDCARSPLDERIRELEAQRNALAAELGAHELALGYLKNYGSAGSSAATTPIAGTAEQLRRSGLETLQRQQALNLRKEELERQLAPLTAERERLVQANPRLRTLLVRLNAARDTELRLSYRLNQAGWEPVYRAYLDSASGKVRLERHAQVAQSSGEDWRDVKLRLSTTQPRQASGLPPPRPWTLDLLPPPSTERSEARVAYAAAPAPAPMSAKAVAEADLGFDVGVFQGEFATEFAVPGRVTVTADGQRIALALGQVALDARLLARANPRSDAGSAYLVAEAKRPAGIWPAGKLQLYRDGAFVGQSQLNVGSQEQLDLYFGRDELLRISSEPEQRNAGSTGFVGSRAEQKVARAYLVENLHQRPFTVQILEAAPVPRHEDIKVEARFEPQPAEREWRKQPGIAAWTVELAPGQRQRFSADYVIGYPKDARITGLPR, from the coding sequence ATGAAAAACATGCTGTTGCCGGTCGCCCTCGCGCTGGCATCCATCGCGGTCCAGGCCCAGGGCCGCATCGAACAGGTGCTGGTCTACCCGGGCGGCGCCACGGTCGAGCGCCTGGTGCCGGTCAAGGCCGGCCAGCAGCAGCTGCTGCGCATCGCCTGCCTGAGCGAGCGCTTCGACGGCGATTCGCTGCAGATCCTGCCGGCCGAGGGCGTGGCGATTGGCGACATCACGGTGCAGAGCGCCGAGCGCGCCACCCAGCCCGACTGCGCCCGCTCGCCGCTGGACGAGCGCATCCGCGAGCTGGAGGCGCAGCGCAACGCGCTCGCCGCCGAGCTGGGCGCCCATGAGCTGGCGCTCGGCTATCTGAAGAACTACGGCAGCGCCGGCAGCAGCGCCGCCACCACGCCGATCGCCGGCACCGCCGAGCAGCTGCGCCGCAGCGGCCTGGAGACCCTGCAGCGCCAGCAGGCCCTGAACCTGCGCAAGGAGGAGCTGGAGCGCCAGCTCGCACCACTGACCGCCGAGCGCGAGCGCCTGGTGCAGGCCAACCCGCGCCTGCGCACCCTGCTGGTCCGGCTGAACGCCGCGCGCGACACCGAGCTGCGCCTGAGCTACCGCCTGAATCAGGCCGGCTGGGAGCCGGTCTACCGCGCCTATCTGGACAGCGCCAGCGGCAAGGTCCGGCTGGAGCGCCATGCCCAGGTCGCGCAGAGCAGCGGCGAGGACTGGCGCGACGTGAAGCTGCGCCTCTCGACCACCCAGCCGCGCCAGGCCAGCGGTCTGCCGCCGCCGCGCCCCTGGACCCTGGACCTGCTGCCGCCGCCCTCGACCGAGCGCAGCGAGGCCCGCGTCGCCTATGCCGCCGCGCCGGCGCCCGCGCCGATGTCCGCGAAGGCCGTGGCCGAGGCCGACCTGGGCTTCGACGTCGGCGTGTTCCAGGGCGAGTTCGCCACCGAGTTCGCGGTGCCGGGCCGGGTGACGGTGACGGCCGATGGCCAGCGCATCGCGCTGGCGCTGGGCCAGGTGGCGCTCGATGCGCGGCTGCTGGCGCGCGCGAACCCGCGCAGCGATGCCGGCAGCGCCTATCTGGTGGCCGAGGCCAAGCGCCCGGCCGGCATCTGGCCCGCCGGCAAGCTGCAGCTCTACCGCGACGGCGCCTTCGTCGGCCAGAGCCAGCTGAATGTCGGCAGCCAGGAGCAGCTGGACCTGTACTTCGGCCGCGACGAGCTGCTGCGCATCAGCAGCGAGCCCGAGCAGCGCAACGCCGGCAGCACCGGCTTCGTCGGCTCGCGCGCCGAGCAGAAAGTCGCCCGCGCCTACCTGGTCGAGAACCTGCACCAGCGCCCCTTCACCGTGCAGATCCTGGAGGCGGCGCCGGTGCCGCGCCATGAGGACATCAAGGTCGAGGCCCGCTTCGAGCCGCAGCCCGCGGAGCGCGAATGGCGCAAGCAGCCCGGCATCGCGGCCTGGACCGTCGAGCTGGCCCCGGGCCAGCGCCAGCGCTTCAGCGCAGACTATGTGATCGGCTATCCGAAGGATGCTCGCATCACGGGGCTGCCGCGCTGA
- a CDS encoding glutamate-5-semialdehyde dehydrogenase, producing the protein MSSSSSTTDLAAYMQTLGRQARVAATLMAAAPTAAKNRALLALARRLREAGPALAEANARDLGAAEAAGLSGPMLDRLRLSDKVLATVAEGCEQIAAMPDPIGEITGVKRRPTGISVGQMRVPLGVFGMIYESRPNVTIEAASLAIKSGNACILRGGSEAIHSNLALAALVGDSLAEAGLPRAAVQLIDTTDRAAVGLLISAPEFVDVIIPRGGKGLIERISAEAKVPVIKHLDGNCHSYVDAEVDLEQALVVVDNAKTQKYSPCNATESLLVHEAQARAFLPRIGAVFAAKGVEMRADPAALAILSDVAGAQLVPATEADWSEEYLAPVISVKIVAGLDEAIAHINRYGSHHTDAILTTNHASAMRFLREVDSASVMVNASTRFADGFEYGLGAEIGISTDKFHARGPVGLEGLTSMKWVVLGQGEIRS; encoded by the coding sequence ATGAGTAGCAGCTCCAGCACCACCGATCTCGCCGCCTATATGCAGACCCTGGGCCGGCAGGCCCGCGTCGCCGCCACCCTGATGGCCGCCGCGCCGACGGCGGCCAAGAACCGCGCGCTGCTGGCGCTGGCGCGCCGCCTGCGCGAGGCCGGTCCGGCCCTGGCCGAGGCCAATGCGCGCGACCTGGGCGCGGCCGAGGCGGCCGGCCTGTCCGGCCCGATGCTGGACCGGCTGCGCCTGAGCGACAAGGTGCTGGCCACGGTGGCCGAGGGCTGCGAGCAGATCGCGGCGATGCCGGACCCGATCGGCGAGATCACCGGCGTCAAGCGCCGCCCGACCGGCATCAGCGTCGGCCAGATGCGCGTGCCGCTGGGCGTGTTCGGCATGATCTACGAGAGCCGGCCCAATGTGACGATCGAGGCCGCCTCGCTGGCGATCAAGAGCGGCAATGCCTGCATCCTGCGCGGCGGCTCCGAGGCCATCCATTCGAATCTGGCGCTGGCCGCGCTGGTCGGCGATTCGCTGGCCGAGGCCGGCCTGCCGCGCGCCGCGGTGCAGCTGATCGACACGACCGACCGCGCCGCGGTGGGCCTCCTGATCAGCGCACCGGAGTTCGTCGACGTGATCATTCCGCGCGGCGGCAAGGGCCTGATCGAGCGCATCTCGGCCGAGGCCAAGGTGCCGGTGATCAAGCACCTGGACGGCAACTGCCACAGCTATGTCGATGCCGAGGTGGACCTGGAGCAGGCCCTGGTGGTGGTCGACAACGCCAAGACCCAGAAGTACAGCCCCTGCAACGCGACCGAATCGCTGCTGGTGCACGAGGCCCAGGCGCGCGCCTTCCTGCCGCGGATCGGCGCGGTCTTCGCCGCCAAGGGCGTCGAGATGCGCGCCGACCCGGCCGCGCTGGCGATCCTGTCGGACGTGGCCGGCGCCCAGCTCGTGCCGGCCACCGAAGCCGACTGGAGCGAGGAGTACCTGGCGCCCGTCATCAGCGTCAAGATCGTCGCCGGCCTGGACGAGGCGATCGCGCACATCAACCGCTACGGCTCGCACCACACCGATGCGATCCTGACGACCAACCACGCATCGGCGATGCGCTTCCTGCGCGAGGTCGATTCGGCCAGCGTGATGGTCAACGCCAGCACCCGCTTCGCCGATGGCTTCGAATACGGCCTCGGCGCCGAGATCGGCATCAGCACCGACAAGTTCCACGCCCGCGGGCCGGTGGGGCTGGAAGGGCTGACCTCGATGAAATGGGTGGTGCTGGGGCAGGGCGAGATCCGCTCCTAA